The Juglans regia cultivar Chandler chromosome 11, Walnut 2.0, whole genome shotgun sequence genome contains the following window.
AGCTAGGCGCAACTTTGGGAATGTCATAATGCTCGCTCGGATTAGCCAGATACTGGTTGAATTCCTGAATCCGATCACGGTGCGATTTGGTGGCCATCTTGGCCAGTATCGGAAGCTCAATCTTTTCCCTCTGCTGCAGATACCGCCTCTCTGCCGGTGTCAGATGATCATCATATGTAGCTGCCTGCACTCTCCCACCATCTTTCGCCGTCTCATCCATATCTTCCTCCCGACAAAGATCGCTTGACAAGCCTATAACATCATCCAACACAACAAAACGTAACATGATCAAAACGCACAAAATAAAATCCGAAGCATCTTAATGCATCCATCTATGTACCACAAACTATATTACAACacaactaatattatatattaatatattctactttcattcaaaatttttgtgtttgcagcagttcaaaataaataaaataattttttttatacttaattgtaaacaaattataatatagttattattatatcatttttcttgaaaaaattcattTGCAGTAGGTGTGGCACCCAAACTCTCATGGGTGCGCTGGGAGGGGGGATTTTTTCCCCTGAAATTCGCCACCATATCTCGGGACGGGCCCCCATTCGCTCCCCTGCCCGATGTGGGGCAACtataatgtaaaagaaaaaattcaaacaaaagagaaaatgcaataaaatacaaaatcacaaaaaaaaaaaaaacaataaacaaaaaaaaagtaatagtcACATATCAAACTTATACTTGAAGTTtataatataaagatatttcaaattttcccaatttttttattaattctattcgagttataaaatcttaaataaaaaaaatagaaatatgaaatgaatcttataatatttattaaatattaattagtagGTGAAATTTAGTAcaaattgtattaaatattataccattatatcaaaatctCTCGAGATTGAGAACCACGTACAGGAatgatatatgtataaaatgatCCTAACAATATCATAGAtcaatctcttttttatttaagatcgaaaaattaaaataaaaaataaaaaatatatttttatacgaCTTATTTTGTATATCTATTATCTATCTTTCtccttcttcaaattttaaaacctaAAAGATGTGATATTGAGTCGTGAtttatataaaggaaaataatatttcgATCGAGATTCTCcattgattgtttttttttttaatttaacgattaaaaaaatattttttaatgaatttgtgatttaaaaaaaaaattgagaattttaaaaaatgctttaaaaaaaatagaatttaaggcaaaaaaaaaaaaaaaacagagagagaatagGAAATGACACCAGATAGCTGTGAGCTCAATAAGCTCAAAGCGGTCCGGATTCGGTATCCAACATATTTCCTCGTCCGCCCCTTAGGGCCTCGGATTCTCTCGAATGGCCATTTCATTCTGTACCAGTCTTCATACAAAGGGCTTAACTCCTCTTCCAGGTTCCCACACTCTTCACCTCACTTGATAACCTATGAGTTTGCGCATAAGTTTTATATCACCAATACTGCATTTCCCACTCATATTCGATCTTGACAAATTCAGGACCTGGACCAAGACAATGCAAATACACGGGTCAATCAGTGGTAAACTATGTCTATCCACTCTATCTAAGAAACAAAATCTGCTATTTGTGTTGTGATTGAGGTTGGAATTTGAATTTACTTTTGGGTTtttaattcacaaattttttaccAATAATCTTGGCAGAGAGCTCTTCCAATTCGGATATTAACGGTAGGGAAAAAGCGTTCCCGTGGAGCACAACTCGTAGTCGATGAATATATTGCGAAACTTAAGCACTATTGCAGTGTTGATGATGTTCAGATACGGTCCAATCCAAGAAATGCGCAGTATGGCTTTTTTTGTCTGATCATTCTTTGTTttgccatttttattttttaagcgaGTTTCAGACTTGCTTTAAATGCTTCCTTATGAATTATATTCAGCGTTTCACTATTGGGTATGCATAATGATCAAAATAGTATTTAAGAGAATCGATGCCTTGTGTTGTAGTGATTTGAGGGCTCAGGTTGACGATGAAGACTCGGCTATCATGAACCTTATCAGGCCTGACGATTGGGTACTGTCTTGAGCAAGATATGGTTAGATCGCCTCTGTACTGTTTTGCTGAATTTCTGTTATT
Protein-coding sequences here:
- the LOC109009592 gene encoding putative RNA methyltransferase At5g10620 isoform X1, encoding MAISFCTSLHTKGLTPLPGPGPRQCKYTGQSVRALPIRILTVGKKRSRGAQLVVDEYIAKLKHYCSVDDVQIRSNPRNAHDLRAQVDDEDSAIMNLIRPDDWVVMLDENGQDIGSEQMAELVGDAGNTGASRLSFCIGGPYGHGQQLRERANLSIRLSTLVLNHQIALLVLMEQLYRVSNVVWGLSRGWLWILDAFSCS
- the LOC109009592 gene encoding putative RNA methyltransferase At5g10620 isoform X2, with product MAISFCTSLHTKGLTPLPGPGPRQCKYTGQSVRALPIRILTVGKKRSRGAQLVVDEYIAKLKHYCSVDDVQIRSNPRNAHDLRAQVDDEDSAIMNLIRPDDWVVMLDENGQDIGSEQMAELVGDAGNTGASRLSFCIGGPYGHGQQLRERANLSIRLSTLVLNHQIALLVLMEQLYRSWTILKGQKYHH